The genomic stretch TTCGGCCTCGGGCATCGGCGTCAGCCACGTCTCGACACTTTCCGGCATGCCTTCCAGCGCCTCGGCCCGCGTCTCGATGACGACGCCGTGCACCGGCAGAAGCGCGATCGCCGACGCTAGCGCCTGGCCGACATGGCCGCCGCCGAAGATATAGACGTGCGGCAGCTGGGCTTCTTCGGCTTCGGCGGCCGAAACCAGCTCAGCAGCGAGCGCGCCGTCGACAAGCCGGATCAGGACCTCGACGCGCCCGCCGCAGCATTGGCCGATCTCCGGCCCGAGCGGCACGTCAAGCGTGGCACAGACTTCATCGACCTCGATGCGGGTTCCCCTCCCCCTTGAGGGGAGGGTGGCGGCGAAGCCGTCGGGTGGGGTCGTCGACGGAGTGCTTGACGCCACTGCGGTGCCTTCTGAGAGGACCCCCTCTGACCGCTTCGCGGCCATCTCCCCCTCAAGGGGGGAGAAAAGCATCTGCCGCGCCTTGTCGATCGCCATATATTCGAGCTGGCCGCCGCCGATCGTGCCAACAATCGCCTCCCGCGAGACCAGCATGAAGGCGCCCTTCTCGCGCGGGGTCGAACCCTTGGTGCCGGCCACTTCGACCAAAGCGAGGCGACCCGGGCCAGCCAGGAAGTCTTTCAGGCTTTGCACTTTCGAAGTCATCATTCGCATTCCCGTGCGGGAAACATAGGGTTTTTCGGCCTAAATTGCACGTTTTGCCGGATTCAGGCCTTCGCCTCGCCTTTCAGCCGCTCGATCGTCATCAGCACACGCTCCGGCGTCGCCGGCGCGTCAAGGCGGGGACAAATCCTGTGATCGGCGACGCTGGCCACCGCATCCGACAGCGCATGCAGCACGGACATGCCGAGCGGGAAAGGCGGCTCGCCGACTGCCTTGGAGCGGTGGATCGTCGGCTCGCCGGCTTCCGGCCAGTCGGCCAAAGTGACGTTGAAGATCTTCGGCCGGTCGGAGGCGAGCGGGATCTTGTAGGTCGACGGCGCGTGGGTGCGCAGCCGGCCCTTGTCGTCCCACCACAATTCCTCGGTCGTCAGCCAGCCCATGCCCTGGATGAAGCCGCCCTCAATCTGGCCGAGGTCGATGGCGCGGTTCAGCGAACGGCCGGTCTCGTGCAGGATATCGGTGCGCTCGACCACATATTCGCCGGTCAGCGTGTCGACAGAGACTTCCGAGCAGGAGGCGCCGTAGGCGAAATAGTAGAAGGGGCGGCCCTGTCCCTTGTCGCGGTTCCAGTGGATTTTCGGCGTCTTGTAGAAGCCCGCGGCCGAGAGCTGGATGCGCGCCATATAGGCCTGCTTGACGAGATCGGCGAAGGCGATCTCCTGGTTGCCGATGCGCACCCGGTTGGGCAGGAACAGCACCTGATCGCGCGGCACCTGGTATTTTTCGGCGGCGAAATCGGTCAGCCGGTCCTTGATCTGGCGAGCGCCATTCTGTGCCGCCATGCCATTGAGGTCGGAACCGGACGACGCCGCGGTGGCCGAGGTGTTGGGCACCTTGCCGGTGGTGGTCGCGGTGATCTTCACCTGGTCGAGGTCGATCTGGAATTCTTCCGCCACCACCTGCGCGACCTTGAGGTAGAGCCCCTGCCCCATCTCGGTGCCGCCATGGTTCAGATGCACCGAACCATCGGTGTAGACATGCACCAGCGCGCCGGCCTGGTTGTAGTGCGTGGCGGTGAAGGAAATGCCGAACTTGACCGGCGTCAGCGCCAGGCCGCGCTTGATGAAACGGCTGTTGGCGTTGAAGGCCGATATTTCACGCCGCCGCCGCGCATAGCCGGCGCTCTCCTCGAGCTCGGCGACGATGCGCTGGATGATGTTGTCCTCGACCGTCTGATGGTAGGGCGTGATGTTGCGGTCGCTGGTGCCGTAGAAATTCTTCTTGCGGATCTCGAGCGGATCCCTGCCGAGCGCGAACGCAACCTCGTCGATGACCCGTTCGGCGCCGACCATGCCTTGCGGGCCGCCGAAGCCCCGGAAAGCGGTGTTCGACACGGTGTTGGTGTAGAGCGGCGCCGACTGCGCGTGCACCGCCGGCCAGAAATAGGTGTTGTCGCAATGAAACAGCGCTCGATCGGTGACCGGGCCTGACAGGTCCGACGAAAAGCCGCAACGCGCGGCGAACATGAAATCGACACCGAGAATATTGCCTTCCTCGTCAAAGCCGACTTCGTAGTCGACGAGGAAATCGTGACGCTTGCCGGTGGCGATCATGTCGTCATCGCGGTCGGGCCGGATCTTGACGGCGCGATGATGCTTCTTCGCAGCGATGGCCGCGAGCGCGGCAAACTGGTTGCCTTGCGTTTCCTTGCCGCCGAAACCACCGCCCATGCGGCGGATCTCAACCGTGATGGCATTGCTGGGTACGCCGAGCGCATGGCTCACCATGTGCTGGACTTCGCTCGGATGCTGGGTCGAGGAGTATATGGTGACGTCCTCGTCCTCGCCGGGAACGGCCATGGCGATATGGCCTTCAAGATAGAAATGCTCCTGGCCGCCGACGCGCATCTTGCCCTTCAGCCGGCGCGGCGCCGCCTTGATCGCAGCGGCGGCATCGCCGCGCTTCAAGGTAAGCGGCGGCGTAACGAGCTTATCCTTCCTCGGATCGAGTTCGCCAATGTCGGTGACGAAAGGCAATTGCTTGTACTCGACCTTGGCCAGCCTGGTGGCGCGGCGAGCCTGCTCACGGGTTTCGGCGATAACGCAGAAGATCGGCTGACCGAAGAACTCGACCTTGCCGTCGGCGAGCACCGGCTCATCGTGCCGACCGGTCGGCGAAATGTCATTCTCGCCCGGCACATCCTTTGCCGTGAGCACATCGACGACTCCAGGGGCACCGCGCACCGCCGAAAGGTCCATGCGGGTGATGGTGGCATGCGCGGCGGCCGAGAGCCCGAGGCAGCCATGCAGCGTGCCTGCCGGTTCCGGCATGTCGTCGATGTAGACGGCGGTGCCGCTGACATGCTTGTGGGCGGAATCATGCCGCTGGTCGGTGGCGACGCCGCCGACGATCTTCTCGGCCTTGAGATTTGATGTGGCGTGCTTGTTCATCATGCCGCCTCGTTGCGGGACACCTGGAAGGGCGCCCTGGTGCCGGTGGTTTCGACAAAGAAGCGCAGCAACAGGTTCCTGGCCGCCAACGCCCGATATTCGGCCGACGCCCGCATGTCCGTGAGCGGGGTGAAATCCCGAGTGTATTCCACCATCGCCGTCTCGACCGTCTCTTCGGTCCAGGGCCTGCCGAGCAATGCCTGTTCGACAAAAGAGGCTCGCTTTGGCGTCGCCGCCATGCCGCCATAAGCGATACGGACATCGGCGACCGTGCCGTCCCTGGCCAGCGTCAGGAAGAAGGCGCCGAGGGCCGCCGTGATGTCCTCGTCGCGGCGTTTTGTGATTTTGTAGACGGCAAATTTTTCTCCCTTCGCCGGGACGGGCACGTGCACGGCCTCGACGAATTCGCCCGGCTGCCGGTCCTGCTTGCCATAGGCGATGAAAAAGGTCTCCAGAGGGATCGTGCGCCGCTTCTTGCCCTTGCGCAGGGTCAGGCGCGCGCCGAGCGCGATCAGGGGCGGCGGTGTGTCGCCGATCGGCGAACCGTTGGCGATGTTGCCGCCGATCGTGCCCATGTTGCGCACCTGTTCGCCGCCGATGCGGTCGAACAGCGGCCCGAGCGCCGGGATGCGTTTCGACAGCGTCGAAAAGGCTTCGGTGTAGGTGACGCCGGCGCCGATCGAAATGACGCCCTTGTCTTCGACGATGGTGCACAGCCCCTCGAGATTGCCGATGAAGACCACCGGCGAGATGTCGCGCATATGCTTGGTCACCCACAGGCCGACATCGGTCGAGCCGGCGACGATCGTGGCGCCGGGTTCCTTGTCGAGCACGGCGGCGAAATCATCGACATTGGCCGGCACGATGAGCCGCGCCTTGCCCGAACCGATCTCGACCCGCGCGCCATCATGCAATGCTTCGAGCCTCGCGGTGATCGCCTTGCGCTCCACCGCCAGCGGATCCTTTGCCGCCTTGCCGTAGCTGGAGATGGCGTGCGCCGCGCGCATGATCGCTTCGTAGCCGGTGCAGCGGCAGAGATTGCCTTGCAAGGCCTTTTCGATGGCCGCGTTCGATGGGTCGGGCGACTTCATCCACAAGCCATAGAGCGACATGACGAAGCCCGGCGTGCAGAAGCCGCATTGCGAGCCGTGGAAATCGACCATCGCCTGCTGCACCGGATGCAATTGGCCGGGCGCACCGCGCAGATGCTCCACCGTCACAACATGGGTGCCGTCGAGCGAGCCGAGAAAACGGATGCAGGCATTGACGCTTTCATAGACAAGGCCGCCGGCAGACAGTCTGCCGACCAGCACGGTGCAGGCGCCGCAATCGCCCTCGGCGCAGCCTTCCTTGGTGCCGCGCAACGAACGGTCGAGCCGCAGCCAGTCGAGCAGGGTCGCGTCGGGCGCCACGGAGGAGAGCACGACATCCCTGCCATTGAGGATGAAGCGGATTTCGTTGCGGATAGTGACCTTGGCCATGCCTCAGCTCCCCCTGTAGGTCGAATAGCCATATGGCGAGATCAGCAATGGCACATGATAGTGCACCGCTTCCGCCATGCCGAAGCGGATCGGCACGCTGTCAAGGAACGCCGGCTCGGGCAGTCTTGTGCCCCGGCCACGCAGATAGTCGCCGGCCGCGAACACCAATTCGTATTCGCCGGCGCGAAATTCCCCGCCGGCCAGCAACGGCGCGTCGCAGCGGCCATCGGCATTGGTTGCAACCGTCTTCAGAAGCGTCCTGGCCGAACCGTCGAGACGGTAGAGCGCGATCGACAGCCCAGCCGCCGGCTTGCCGGTCGCTGTGTCGAGGACATGCGTCGTCAGACGTCCGCCATCGGCTTTCGACGTTTCTGCCACTGGCGCCTCCCATTTCCAATATGAACGAACTGGCCCGATACATCAGAACAAAGCAATGAATTGTGCGCCAATTAAAGGCGATGCATAAGTCCCGGTCGAGCGGAGCGGCACAAAAACACTTTCAAAAATTTCAAGGGAATGCGGCGGCAACCCTTTCGACTATCCTGATCACAACTTCCGGCAGCGTCCGGCAGGAGGGGCAATGCGTTACATCAGAGACATGCGCGGCTACGGAGCCAATCCACCGGATCCGAAATGGCCCGGCGGGGCGCATGTCGCCGTGCAGTTCGTCGTCAATTACGAAGAGGGCGGCGAGAATTGCGTGCTGCATGGCGACAAGGCGTCGGAAGCCTTCCTGTCGGAAATCGTCGGCGCCGCACCGTGGGTGGGACAGCGCCATTGGAACATGGAATCGATCTACGAATATGGCGCGCGGGCCGGCTTCTGGCGGCTGCTGCGCCTGTTCAGCGAATCGCAGGTCCCGGTGACCTGTTACGGCGTCGCCACGGCACTCGCCCGCTCGCCCGACCAGGTCACGGCCATGCAGGACGCCGGCTGGGAGATCGCCTCGCACGGGCTGCGGTGGATCGATTACCGCGACCATAGCGCCGAGGATGAGCGCCGCGACCTCGAAGCCGCGATCAAGCTGCACTACGAGGTGACCGGCCAGCGCCCGACAGGCTG from Mesorhizobium sp. 113-3-3 encodes the following:
- the xdhC gene encoding xanthine dehydrogenase accessory protein XdhC; this translates as MTSKVQSLKDFLAGPGRLALVEVAGTKGSTPREKGAFMLVSREAIVGTIGGGQLEYMAIDKARQMLFSPLEGEMAAKRSEGVLSEGTAVASSTPSTTPPDGFAATLPSRGRGTRIEVDEVCATLDVPLGPEIGQCCGGRVEVLIRLVDGALAAELVSAAEAEEAQLPHVYIFGGGHVGQALASAIALLPVHGVVIETRAEALEGMPESVETWLTPMPEAEVRTAPPGTAFAILTHDHALDFLIVAEALKRDDAAYVGMIGSKTKKATFRNWFLKSAEGMDAEFARLVSPIGGDAVKDKRPPVIAALAAAEIMTALVVRNAASDHQVQQGKVMVG
- the xdhB gene encoding xanthine dehydrogenase molybdopterin binding subunit; translated protein: MNKHATSNLKAEKIVGGVATDQRHDSAHKHVSGTAVYIDDMPEPAGTLHGCLGLSAAAHATITRMDLSAVRGAPGVVDVLTAKDVPGENDISPTGRHDEPVLADGKVEFFGQPIFCVIAETREQARRATRLAKVEYKQLPFVTDIGELDPRKDKLVTPPLTLKRGDAAAAIKAAPRRLKGKMRVGGQEHFYLEGHIAMAVPGEDEDVTIYSSTQHPSEVQHMVSHALGVPSNAITVEIRRMGGGFGGKETQGNQFAALAAIAAKKHHRAVKIRPDRDDDMIATGKRHDFLVDYEVGFDEEGNILGVDFMFAARCGFSSDLSGPVTDRALFHCDNTYFWPAVHAQSAPLYTNTVSNTAFRGFGGPQGMVGAERVIDEVAFALGRDPLEIRKKNFYGTSDRNITPYHQTVEDNIIQRIVAELEESAGYARRRREISAFNANSRFIKRGLALTPVKFGISFTATHYNQAGALVHVYTDGSVHLNHGGTEMGQGLYLKVAQVVAEEFQIDLDQVKITATTTGKVPNTSATAASSGSDLNGMAAQNGARQIKDRLTDFAAEKYQVPRDQVLFLPNRVRIGNQEIAFADLVKQAYMARIQLSAAGFYKTPKIHWNRDKGQGRPFYYFAYGASCSEVSVDTLTGEYVVERTDILHETGRSLNRAIDLGQIEGGFIQGMGWLTTEELWWDDKGRLRTHAPSTYKIPLASDRPKIFNVTLADWPEAGEPTIHRSKAVGEPPFPLGMSVLHALSDAVASVADHRICPRLDAPATPERVLMTIERLKGEAKA
- the xdhA gene encoding xanthine dehydrogenase small subunit; translation: MAKVTIRNEIRFILNGRDVVLSSVAPDATLLDWLRLDRSLRGTKEGCAEGDCGACTVLVGRLSAGGLVYESVNACIRFLGSLDGTHVVTVEHLRGAPGQLHPVQQAMVDFHGSQCGFCTPGFVMSLYGLWMKSPDPSNAAIEKALQGNLCRCTGYEAIMRAAHAISSYGKAAKDPLAVERKAITARLEALHDGARVEIGSGKARLIVPANVDDFAAVLDKEPGATIVAGSTDVGLWVTKHMRDISPVVFIGNLEGLCTIVEDKGVISIGAGVTYTEAFSTLSKRIPALGPLFDRIGGEQVRNMGTIGGNIANGSPIGDTPPPLIALGARLTLRKGKKRRTIPLETFFIAYGKQDRQPGEFVEAVHVPVPAKGEKFAVYKITKRRDEDITAALGAFFLTLARDGTVADVRIAYGGMAATPKRASFVEQALLGRPWTEETVETAMVEYTRDFTPLTDMRASAEYRALAARNLLLRFFVETTGTRAPFQVSRNEAA
- the uraH gene encoding hydroxyisourate hydrolase; this translates as MAETSKADGGRLTTHVLDTATGKPAAGLSIALYRLDGSARTLLKTVATNADGRCDAPLLAGGEFRAGEYELVFAAGDYLRGRGTRLPEPAFLDSVPIRFGMAEAVHYHVPLLISPYGYSTYRGS